A genomic region of Sphingobium sp. HWE2-09 contains the following coding sequences:
- a CDS encoding lipopolysaccharide biosynthesis protein has translation MFKRGSGAAGDGFARILANTGWLLGGKGVGAVLSLAYLAIVTRTLGVADFGRFALVLSAANVIKTLVSFDSWQIVVRYGQPRLADGNGDALNRVLRFCILIDLASALAGGLIAAAIILLFGDLLGIGPDMGWQVWAFCMVMMITIRSSPTGILRLFDRFDSAAFAETMIPVGRMIGAGVALAIMPDISGFLIAWAFAELLCALSYWYLALQVGRGRIGRWRAGRALDARTENPGIIGFLTATNLQTSLSSIGQQVAVLIVGAFVGPAGAGLYRLANQLANSLTKISSLLSRSIFVELARTSTHGKEALGALFRRTNRLAMAAGMVIIALILTIGHPLLGLIAGKDFLPAYPLLLMLGVAACIDLVGVSYRPLLMATDRAGLSLRITFVATLLLLGLQSALLPLYGTKGAAMANILAALAGFAMMGLASRRAMRA, from the coding sequence ATGTTCAAGCGCGGATCGGGCGCGGCGGGGGACGGTTTCGCCCGCATCCTGGCCAATACCGGCTGGCTGCTGGGCGGCAAGGGCGTGGGCGCGGTGCTCAGCCTCGCCTATCTCGCCATCGTCACCCGCACGCTGGGCGTCGCGGATTTCGGCCGTTTCGCTCTGGTGCTGAGCGCCGCAAACGTCATCAAGACCTTGGTCAGCTTCGACAGCTGGCAGATCGTCGTGCGCTACGGCCAGCCCCGTCTGGCCGATGGCAATGGCGACGCCCTGAACCGCGTGCTGCGTTTCTGCATCCTGATCGACCTCGCCTCCGCACTCGCGGGCGGCCTGATCGCCGCGGCGATCATCCTGCTCTTCGGCGACCTTTTGGGCATCGGGCCGGACATGGGGTGGCAGGTCTGGGCCTTTTGCATGGTGATGATGATCACCATCCGGTCCAGCCCGACCGGCATATTGCGCCTGTTCGACCGCTTCGATTCGGCGGCCTTCGCTGAAACCATGATCCCCGTGGGCCGGATGATCGGCGCGGGCGTCGCGCTGGCGATCATGCCCGACATCAGCGGCTTCCTCATCGCCTGGGCCTTTGCCGAACTGCTTTGCGCGCTCAGCTATTGGTATCTGGCGTTGCAGGTCGGGCGCGGGCGGATCGGCCGCTGGCGCGCCGGGCGCGCGCTGGATGCACGAACGGAAAATCCCGGCATCATCGGCTTTCTGACCGCCACCAACCTCCAGACCAGCCTGTCGTCCATCGGCCAGCAGGTCGCGGTGCTGATCGTCGGCGCTTTCGTGGGACCGGCAGGCGCGGGCCTCTATCGCCTCGCCAACCAGCTCGCCAATTCGCTGACCAAGATTTCCAGTCTGCTGTCTCGCAGCATCTTCGTCGAACTCGCCCGCACCAGCACGCATGGCAAGGAAGCGCTGGGCGCCCTGTTTCGCCGCACCAACCGGCTGGCGATGGCGGCGGGCATGGTCATCATCGCCCTCATCCTGACCATCGGCCATCCGTTGCTGGGGCTGATCGCGGGCAAGGATTTCCTGCCCGCCTATCCGCTGTTGCTGATGCTGGGGGTAGCGGCGTGCATCGACCTGGTCGGGGTCAGCTATCGTCCGCTGTTGATGGCGACCGACCGGGCCGGGCTGTCGCTGCGCATCACCTTCGTCGCGACGCTGCTGCTGCTCGGGCTGCAATCGGCGCTGTTGCCCCTTTACGGCACGAAGGGCGCGGCGATGGCGAATATCCTCGCCGCGCTCGCCGGTTTCGCGATGATGGGCCTGGCCAGCCGCCGGGCGATGCGAGCGTAG
- a CDS encoding alpha/beta hydrolase has product MDSPDFPTAAFDRRAWPMGGRLDYWVAPDGWPIRRYRLGSGARGRMLVLGGRGDMIEKYLEVIHHWAERGWAVTSFDWRGQGGSGRLTDDPLCGHIGDFADWIADLNALAADWRAEGDGPTAMVAHSMGGHMLLRALAEGMPSPDAAAIVAPMLGVHSAPLPRWLAVAIARFMVGTGRGEQPAWTQKEQSERQRKMRQKRLTHDPDRYADEIWWRDHSREIALGPPSWNWVLQALESTQALARGDAIGHIVTPLLILATAADKLVSTPTIREVAARIPGAHLHIYGQEAAHEILRETDPVRLDALRRIDAFLDEAAAGESSL; this is encoded by the coding sequence ATGGATTCACCCGACTTCCCGACTGCCGCTTTCGACCGGCGCGCCTGGCCGATGGGCGGACGGCTAGACTATTGGGTCGCGCCCGATGGCTGGCCGATCCGCCGCTATCGGCTGGGGTCCGGCGCGCGCGGGCGGATGCTGGTGCTGGGCGGTCGTGGCGACATGATCGAAAAATATCTGGAGGTCATCCATCATTGGGCGGAGCGGGGCTGGGCGGTCACCAGCTTCGATTGGCGCGGGCAGGGCGGATCGGGGCGGCTGACCGACGATCCGCTGTGCGGCCATATCGGCGATTTTGCCGACTGGATCGCGGACCTGAACGCGCTGGCCGCCGACTGGCGCGCGGAAGGCGACGGCCCGACCGCGATGGTGGCGCACAGCATGGGCGGGCATATGCTGCTGCGCGCGCTGGCCGAAGGCATGCCGTCGCCCGATGCCGCCGCCATCGTCGCGCCGATGCTGGGCGTGCATAGCGCGCCGCTGCCGCGCTGGCTGGCGGTCGCGATCGCCCGGTTCATGGTGGGCACAGGCCGGGGGGAACAGCCCGCCTGGACGCAGAAGGAACAGTCGGAGCGGCAACGCAAGATGCGGCAGAAAAGGCTCACGCACGATCCGGATCGCTATGCCGACGAAATCTGGTGGCGTGATCATAGCCGGGAGATCGCCCTGGGTCCGCCCAGCTGGAACTGGGTGTTGCAAGCGCTGGAATCGACGCAGGCGCTGGCGCGGGGCGATGCGATCGGCCATATCGTCACGCCGCTGCTGATCCTGGCGACGGCGGCGGACAAGCTGGTTTCGACGCCTACCATCCGTGAGGTCGCGGCGCGCATTCCGGGCGCGCATTTGCACATTTACGGCCAGGAAGCCGCGCATGAGATATTGCGCGAGACGGACCCGGTGCGGCTGGATGCGCTGCGCCGGATCGACGCCTTCCTGGACGAGGCGGCTGCAGGTGAGAGCAGCCTTTGA
- a CDS encoding A24 family peptidase, which translates to MNGEFFQLALTGALGALLIIAAITDLRSRIISNWLNLAVAALAPLWWLACGLEPWPGMAVQLLVGAIVFTLFAALFAAGMMGGGDVKLLGALALWFPWQAVLSLIVLMAILGGIVTIVTVIHHRTTKRLGQPEIPYGVAISIAALWLLGERYFNHFA; encoded by the coding sequence ATGAACGGGGAATTTTTCCAACTGGCGCTGACAGGCGCTCTGGGCGCGCTGCTGATCATAGCGGCGATCACCGATTTGCGGTCCCGTATCATTTCCAACTGGCTCAACCTGGCCGTCGCGGCGCTGGCTCCCCTGTGGTGGCTGGCCTGCGGGCTGGAGCCATGGCCCGGCATGGCCGTACAGCTGCTGGTCGGCGCCATCGTCTTCACCCTGTTCGCGGCGCTGTTCGCGGCGGGGATGATGGGCGGGGGCGACGTCAAGCTGCTCGGCGCGCTGGCGCTGTGGTTCCCGTGGCAGGCGGTGCTGTCGCTGATCGTCCTGATGGCGATATTGGGCGGCATCGTCACCATCGTCACGGTGATCCACCATCGGACCACGAAAAGGCTGGGCCAACCCGAAATACCTTACGGCGTCGCCATCTCGATCGCAGCCCTGTGGTTGCTTGGCGAACGATATTTTAACCATTTTGCGTGA
- a CDS encoding type II secretion system F family protein, which translates to MDAPTPAGTLFGLTATDVGTLLAALATLATLFALYAVMTVRDPMAKRVKALNDRREQLKAGITASTAKRRAKLVRKNQTTDNMRSFLSSLKVLQDDQLKDAQIRLAQAGIRSKDWAVAVIFGRMILPIVIGGTAAIMLYGVGIEPEWGPLKRFFAFAIALLLAYKAPDIYIDNKVAKRSAAIRKGLPDALDLLVICAEAGLTVDAAFNRVARELGKAYPELGDEFQLTAIELSFLTERRMAFENLATRVKLDAVKGVVTTMIQTEKYGTPLASALRVLSAEFRHERMMRAEEKAARLPAIMTVPLILFILPTLFVVILGPAACSISTAF; encoded by the coding sequence ATGGACGCCCCTACCCCAGCCGGTACGCTTTTCGGCCTGACAGCGACCGATGTCGGCACGTTGCTCGCCGCGCTCGCCACCCTGGCTACGCTGTTCGCGCTCTATGCGGTCATGACCGTGCGCGATCCCATGGCCAAGCGCGTCAAGGCGCTGAACGACCGGCGCGAACAGTTGAAGGCGGGCATTACCGCATCGACCGCCAAGCGCCGCGCCAAACTGGTCCGCAAGAACCAGACGACCGACAATATGCGGTCCTTCCTGTCGAGCCTGAAAGTCTTGCAGGACGATCAGTTGAAGGACGCGCAGATCCGCCTGGCGCAGGCGGGTATCCGGTCGAAGGACTGGGCCGTCGCGGTCATTTTCGGCCGCATGATCCTGCCGATCGTGATCGGGGGCACGGCTGCGATCATGCTCTATGGCGTCGGCATCGAACCCGAATGGGGACCGTTGAAGCGCTTCTTCGCCTTCGCGATCGCGCTGCTGCTCGCCTACAAGGCGCCCGATATCTATATCGACAACAAGGTCGCCAAGCGGTCCGCCGCGATCCGCAAGGGGCTGCCCGACGCACTCGATCTGCTGGTGATCTGCGCCGAGGCCGGCCTGACCGTGGACGCCGCCTTCAACCGCGTGGCGCGCGAACTGGGCAAGGCCTATCCCGAACTGGGCGACGAGTTTCAGCTGACCGCGATCGAACTCAGCTTCCTGACCGAACGGCGCATGGCGTTCGAGAATCTCGCCACCCGCGTGAAGCTGGACGCGGTCAAGGGCGTGGTCACAACCATGATCCAGACCGAAAAATATGGCACGCCGCTGGCGTCCGCCTTGCGCGTGCTGTCCGCCGAATTCCGCCACGAACGCATGATGCGGGCTGAGGAAAAGGCCGCTCGCCTGCCCGCGATCATGACCGTGCCATTGATTCTCTTCATCCTGCCGACCCTGTTCGTCGTCATCCTGGGTCCGGCGGCCTGTTCGATCAGCACCGCCTTCTGA
- a CDS encoding CpaD family pilus assembly protein: MTSLSLKTFAAIAILATPLTAHAAPRANRTMDSVHQPVVGHSAYTFDVQAGSSGGLTPTEAIRLNDWFVSIGLGYGDNVAIVTDGGYFSPALRDDVDAVVAHHGLLVATDSSAEAGQAPAGSVRLIVRRATASVPGCPDWHEKQEADMNLGTSSNFGCGVNSNLAAMVANPEDLVRGQATDSDMRTVTSNRAISTYRDKAPTGAGDLKQMTAGGR, encoded by the coding sequence ATGACCTCTCTGTCCCTCAAAACGTTTGCAGCGATCGCGATCCTCGCGACGCCGTTGACCGCTCATGCGGCCCCGCGCGCCAACCGCACGATGGATTCGGTCCATCAGCCGGTGGTGGGCCACAGCGCCTATACGTTCGACGTACAGGCAGGATCGAGCGGCGGCCTGACGCCGACCGAAGCCATCCGGCTGAACGACTGGTTTGTCTCGATCGGCCTTGGCTATGGCGACAATGTCGCCATCGTCACCGACGGTGGCTATTTCAGCCCGGCGCTGCGCGACGATGTGGATGCTGTCGTGGCCCATCATGGTCTGCTGGTCGCGACCGACAGTTCGGCCGAAGCCGGACAGGCGCCTGCGGGCAGCGTGCGCCTGATCGTGCGCCGCGCCACGGCCAGCGTACCGGGCTGCCCCGATTGGCACGAAAAGCAGGAAGCCGACATGAACCTGGGCACCAGTTCCAATTTCGGCTGCGGCGTGAACAGCAATCTGGCGGCGATGGTCGCCAATCCCGAGGATCTGGTTCGCGGCCAGGCGACGGACAGCGACATGCGCACCGTCACGTCCAACCGCGCCATTTCCACCTATCGCGACAAGGCCCCGACCGGCGCTGGCGACCTCAAGCAAATGACCGCGGGAGGTCGCTAA
- a CDS encoding phosphocholine cytidylyltransferase family protein gives MTITKAIILSAGQGSRLLPLTRDVPKCMIEFNGRTLISWQIAALVANGVTDIVVVTGFRTERVEDHALQLYRETGARIRCVFNPFFQVADNLGTCWIVREEMDRDFIILNGDTIISDEIVAKLIAGAKDAITVTVDIKADGDYDDDDMKVNRDDSGRLHHIGKRLLPPDTNAELIGMLAFAGEGPAIFRNQIDQMMRTPEGVERWYLRAIDIIAKGNRVGTASIEGLEWQEVDFHQDVEAAMALTAKWVAEGRYAK, from the coding sequence ATGACGATCACCAAAGCCATCATCCTGTCCGCCGGGCAAGGCTCACGCCTGTTGCCGCTGACCCGCGACGTGCCCAAATGCATGATCGAGTTCAACGGCCGCACCCTGATCAGCTGGCAGATCGCCGCGCTGGTCGCCAATGGCGTGACCGATATTGTCGTCGTCACCGGCTTTCGCACCGAGCGGGTCGAGGATCATGCGCTGCAACTCTATCGCGAGACGGGCGCGCGCATCCGCTGCGTGTTCAACCCCTTCTTCCAGGTCGCCGACAACCTGGGCACTTGCTGGATCGTGCGGGAGGAAATGGACCGCGACTTCATCATCCTGAACGGCGACACCATCATTTCCGACGAGATCGTCGCGAAGCTGATTGCGGGGGCCAAGGACGCGATCACCGTCACGGTCGATATCAAGGCCGATGGCGACTATGACGATGATGATATGAAGGTGAACCGCGACGATAGCGGTCGGCTGCACCATATCGGCAAGCGGTTGCTGCCGCCCGACACCAATGCCGAATTGATCGGGATGTTGGCCTTCGCCGGCGAAGGCCCGGCAATCTTCCGCAACCAGATCGACCAGATGATGCGCACGCCCGAAGGGGTGGAGCGCTGGTATCTGCGCGCCATCGACATCATCGCCAAGGGCAACCGCGTCGGTACAGCCTCGATCGAAGGGCTGGAATGGCAGGAGGTCGATTTCCACCAGGATGTCGAGGCGGCCATGGCGCTGACGGCGAAGTGGGTGGCGGAAGGGCGCTACGCGAAATAG
- a CDS encoding type II and III secretion system protein family protein, producing MKSLHNRAPRLAAPAIALGLAVATIVAPTAALNAAPSSAQDNAILMSVGGSRVVNLPAKMSDVVIGDPSIVDVHVRSQNQLYLIAKKSGETTVFATAPNGKVLFSGTVRVGNNLTSIDDMLRLAMPGATIAVNKMNGMVLLTGTIQAPEDAAEAERLTQAFVGKDVTVVSRLRMATPLQVMLQVKIAEVSKDVGHKIGTNFSSIDRSGGSTAGFIGGGSRNFVEFNDNGGGTFTTPTDGGYSLGGVARLFGLDIAGALDLAESSGLATVLAQPNLTSLSGETASFLAGGEYPYTINNGANNGNSIEFKQYGVQLAFTPTVLADGRISLRVRPTVSSLDFSLNADVPALKSRTAETTVELGSGQAFMIAGLLNNETGNTINKVPGLGDIPILGSLFKSRSFQRSETELVIVVTPYLVKPMNASDVRLPTDGFRNATQAQGLFLQQGNDGISGARSPGPTRAPGSSTPVGPQAVVTPRGDIKPNKSGAAAPGFSF from the coding sequence ATGAAGAGCCTGCATAATCGCGCCCCGCGCCTTGCCGCTCCGGCAATCGCCCTGGGCCTGGCGGTTGCCACGATCGTCGCACCGACCGCCGCACTTAACGCCGCCCCTTCCAGCGCGCAGGATAATGCGATCCTGATGTCGGTGGGCGGCAGCCGGGTGGTCAACCTGCCCGCCAAGATGTCGGACGTGGTGATCGGTGATCCCAGCATCGTCGATGTTCATGTCCGCTCGCAGAACCAGCTATATCTGATCGCGAAGAAATCGGGCGAAACCACGGTATTCGCCACCGCGCCCAACGGCAAGGTGCTGTTTTCCGGCACGGTGCGCGTCGGCAACAACCTGACCAGCATCGATGACATGCTGCGCCTGGCGATGCCCGGCGCGACCATCGCGGTCAACAAGATGAACGGCATGGTCCTGCTGACCGGCACGATCCAGGCGCCCGAGGACGCAGCGGAGGCCGAACGGCTGACGCAGGCCTTCGTCGGCAAGGATGTAACGGTGGTCAGCCGCCTGCGCATGGCGACGCCGTTGCAGGTCATGTTGCAGGTCAAGATCGCCGAAGTGAGCAAGGATGTTGGTCACAAGATCGGCACCAACTTTTCCAGCATCGATCGCAGCGGTGGCAGCACCGCTGGCTTCATTGGCGGCGGCTCGCGTAATTTCGTTGAGTTCAACGACAATGGCGGTGGCACCTTCACCACGCCTACTGACGGCGGATACAGCCTCGGCGGCGTGGCCCGGCTGTTCGGTTTGGATATTGCCGGTGCACTCGACCTCGCTGAATCCAGCGGTCTTGCCACGGTGCTGGCGCAGCCCAACCTGACGTCGCTGTCGGGCGAAACCGCCAGCTTCCTGGCCGGTGGCGAATATCCCTATACGATCAACAACGGCGCCAACAACGGCAACAGCATCGAATTCAAGCAATATGGCGTGCAGCTGGCCTTCACGCCTACCGTGCTTGCCGATGGCCGCATCTCCTTGCGCGTCCGCCCGACAGTATCGAGCCTCGACTTCTCGCTGAATGCCGACGTGCCTGCGCTCAAGAGCCGCACGGCTGAAACGACGGTGGAACTGGGTTCGGGTCAGGCCTTCATGATTGCGGGCTTGCTCAACAACGAAACCGGCAACACGATCAACAAGGTGCCGGGCCTGGGCGACATTCCGATCCTGGGCAGCCTGTTCAAGTCGCGCTCCTTCCAGCGGTCCGAAACCGAACTGGTCATCGTCGTGACGCCTTATCTGGTCAAGCCGATGAACGCGTCGGACGTGCGCCTGCCGACCGATGGCTTCCGCAACGCCACGCAGGCGCAGGGTTTGTTCCTGCAACAGGGTAATGACGGCATCAGCGGCGCCCGCAGCCCGGGACCGACCCGCGCGCCCGGATCGTCGACGCCCGTCGGCCCGCAAGCTGTGGTCACCCCGCGCGGCGATATCAAGCCGAACAAGTCCGGGGCTGCCGCTCCTGGCTTCAGCTTCTGA
- a CDS encoding pilus assembly protein CpaE, with the protein MNAPWKPGVGGPRDPFHAFVCDDHSFDMLRAVAAELGWAPEKVNKGGMRNAVQSLSITASPQILFVDMSESGDPLNDINSLAEVCEPGTVVIAAGQVNDVRLYRDLVSSGIQDYLLKPFGADQLRDALAQAQAVFLAPRDVAPERPHSTMAVIGTRGGVGASSIATSIAWMLSEKQKRPTALLDLDVHFGTNALAMDLEPGRGLTDAIENPSRIDGLFIERAMVRASDTLAILSAEAPISQPMMTDGGAYYQLLEEFRLAFECSVIDLPRGMLIQHPHLMTDVNVTLVVTELTLAAARDTIRILSWLKTNAPQSRVLVVANRVHPGAPEISRKDFEQSIERKVDVIIPFDLRIASQAAKLGKTLAETAKGSKVGAACASLLEEALGAADRASDAAAPKGAAKKGDSLLGKIGDFRSMMPSRRKAKAALDN; encoded by the coding sequence ATGAACGCACCCTGGAAACCCGGCGTCGGCGGGCCGCGCGATCCCTTTCACGCCTTTGTCTGTGACGATCACAGTTTCGACATGCTGCGCGCCGTCGCCGCCGAACTCGGCTGGGCGCCGGAAAAGGTGAACAAGGGCGGGATGCGCAATGCGGTCCAGAGCCTGTCGATCACCGCCAGCCCGCAAATACTGTTCGTCGACATGTCCGAAAGCGGCGATCCGTTGAACGACATCAACAGCCTGGCCGAAGTCTGCGAACCCGGCACGGTCGTGATCGCGGCGGGCCAGGTCAACGACGTGCGCCTCTACCGCGATCTCGTCTCCAGCGGCATCCAGGACTATCTGCTCAAGCCTTTCGGCGCTGACCAGTTGCGCGACGCCCTTGCGCAGGCGCAGGCCGTGTTCCTTGCCCCGCGCGACGTCGCCCCTGAACGCCCCCATAGCACGATGGCCGTGATTGGCACGCGTGGCGGCGTGGGCGCGTCCAGCATCGCGACGTCAATCGCCTGGATGTTGTCGGAAAAGCAGAAGCGCCCGACTGCGCTGCTCGACCTCGACGTGCATTTTGGCACCAACGCGCTGGCGATGGACCTGGAACCGGGTCGCGGCCTGACCGACGCGATCGAAAATCCCAGCCGCATCGACGGCCTGTTCATCGAACGCGCCATGGTGCGGGCGAGCGACACATTGGCGATCCTGTCGGCCGAAGCGCCGATCAGCCAGCCGATGATGACCGACGGCGGCGCCTATTATCAGTTGCTGGAGGAATTTCGCCTCGCCTTCGAATGCAGCGTCATCGACCTGCCGCGCGGCATGCTAATCCAGCATCCCCACCTGATGACCGATGTGAACGTCACGTTGGTCGTGACCGAACTGACGCTGGCGGCGGCGCGCGATACCATCCGCATCCTGTCCTGGCTCAAGACCAATGCACCCCAGTCGCGCGTTCTGGTAGTCGCCAACCGGGTGCATCCCGGCGCGCCGGAAATCAGCCGCAAGGATTTCGAACAGTCGATCGAGCGCAAGGTGGACGTGATCATCCCGTTCGACCTGCGGATCGCATCGCAAGCGGCGAAGCTGGGCAAGACGCTGGCGGAAACGGCCAAGGGCAGCAAGGTCGGCGCCGCTTGCGCCAGCCTGCTCGAAGAAGCGCTGGGGGCGGCCGATCGCGCAAGCGATGCCGCTGCGCCAAAGGGCGCTGCGAAGAAAGGCGATTCCCTGCTCGGCAAGATCGGCGACTTCCGGTCGATGATGCCCTCACGCCGCAAGGCGAAGGCTGCGCTGGACAATTGA
- a CDS encoding type II secretion system F family protein, producing the protein MDGNFILIMVLIATLFGLAVVALAGPSPDKARKRRVAMIRGRHSESAEALLEARMRRAISNRATGVEAKMLVSLIPNPENLTKRLKMTGKKWTLSQYMTGSAIIFLLLSAFLMLRGFPFLFAMMVGLAAGLGLPHWWVGRLIKQRVNKFTVKFPDALELLTRGLRSGLPIAETLGIVSSEIPGPVGEEFKLITERIKIGRTMEQALQETADRLGTPEFQFFVITLAIQRETGGNLAETLSNLATVLRQRAQMKLKIRAMASESKASAYIIGSLPFLVFGMISYINFSYMAPFYTPDPAGTFGLSLMQVVGIGGMCWMGIGVFIMAQMINFEI; encoded by the coding sequence ATGGACGGCAATTTCATCCTGATTATGGTGCTGATCGCGACCCTTTTCGGGTTGGCCGTCGTCGCGCTTGCTGGTCCCTCGCCGGACAAGGCGCGCAAGCGTCGCGTCGCGATGATCCGGGGTCGGCACAGCGAATCCGCCGAAGCGCTGCTGGAAGCGCGGATGCGCCGGGCGATTTCCAATCGCGCGACCGGCGTCGAAGCCAAGATGCTGGTATCGCTGATCCCGAACCCGGAAAATCTGACCAAGCGTCTGAAGATGACCGGCAAGAAGTGGACGCTCAGCCAGTATATGACGGGCAGCGCGATCATATTCCTGCTGCTGTCGGCGTTCCTGATGCTGCGCGGCTTCCCGTTCCTGTTCGCGATGATGGTCGGCCTGGCCGCAGGCCTGGGCCTGCCGCACTGGTGGGTGGGCCGCCTGATCAAGCAGCGGGTCAACAAATTCACCGTCAAATTCCCCGATGCGCTGGAACTGCTGACGCGCGGCCTGCGGTCCGGTCTGCCGATCGCCGAAACGCTGGGCATCGTATCGTCCGAAATTCCCGGCCCGGTGGGCGAAGAGTTCAAGCTGATCACCGAACGCATCAAGATCGGCCGCACCATGGAGCAGGCGCTTCAGGAAACGGCTGATCGGTTGGGCACCCCGGAATTCCAGTTCTTCGTCATCACCCTGGCCATTCAGCGGGAAACGGGCGGCAACTTGGCCGAAACCCTGTCCAACCTGGCAACCGTGCTGCGCCAGCGCGCGCAAATGAAGCTCAAGATCCGCGCCATGGCGTCCGAATCCAAGGCATCGGCCTATATCATCGGCTCCCTGCCTTTCCTGGTGTTCGGCATGATCAGCTACATCAACTTCAGCTATATGGCGCCATTCTACACGCCCGATCCGGCCGGCACCTTCGGGCTTAGCCTGATGCAGGTCGTGGGCATCGGCGGCATGTGCTGGATGGGGATCGGCGTCTTCATCATGGCCCAGATGATCAATTTCGAAATCTGA
- a CDS encoding DUF2147 domain-containing protein, protein MKPALFAFATLTAAFAALPAQAAQPVTGRWATVDGKAIVQIAPCGKHLCGKIEKIVKPTPGRPQTDIKNPDPALQSKPLVGLALLTGFQDAGEHWKGTIYDPESGKSYTSKLSRNANGTLKVQGCIAFFCKTQTWTPMR, encoded by the coding sequence ATGAAGCCAGCCCTTTTCGCCTTCGCAACCCTGACCGCCGCCTTCGCCGCCCTGCCCGCGCAGGCCGCCCAGCCCGTGACCGGACGCTGGGCGACGGTCGATGGCAAGGCGATCGTCCAGATCGCGCCGTGCGGCAAACATCTGTGCGGCAAGATCGAAAAGATCGTGAAGCCCACCCCCGGCCGCCCGCAGACCGACATCAAAAATCCCGATCCGGCCTTGCAATCGAAACCCCTGGTCGGGCTGGCGCTGTTGACCGGCTTTCAAGATGCTGGCGAACATTGGAAGGGGACGATCTACGATCCCGAAAGCGGCAAAAGCTATACGTCCAAGCTCAGCCGCAACGCCAATGGCACGTTAAAGGTGCAGGGTTGCATCGCCTTCTTCTGCAAGACGCAGACCTGGACGCCGATGCGGTAG
- the cpaB gene encoding Flp pilus assembly protein CpaB — protein sequence MDAKKIVLLVGALIIAVTTALLARSMLSSSSAPQVNAAAMPADADQPHVLVATKALPVGTILDAESFRFQPWPKDLIEQAYYLRGQADPARLAGSVVRTAITAGQPLTQGAIVKPGDRGFLAAALGPGMRAVTVPVSAQSSVAGFVFPGDRIDLVLTQSVSGGGDGEPLRVSETILRNLRVLATDQRMDAMGADGKPEVRTYSNVTIEVTPKIAEKIAVSQTIGSLSMSLRSMADTTSDLDAAIAGTDVDLPGTANPNAEKAMIAKLAARPVDRGSTYSTGADVSRYQRSSVPAKAEAPIAPMVAANGAPVGTVAFKGPVIRVARGTNVTEVPVGGN from the coding sequence ATGGATGCTAAGAAGATCGTGCTGCTGGTGGGGGCGCTTATCATAGCGGTCACTACAGCCTTGCTTGCGCGCAGCATGTTGAGTTCGTCAAGTGCGCCGCAGGTCAATGCGGCCGCAATGCCCGCCGATGCCGATCAGCCGCACGTGCTGGTCGCGACGAAGGCGCTGCCGGTGGGAACCATCCTGGACGCAGAGAGCTTCCGCTTTCAGCCCTGGCCCAAGGATCTGATCGAACAGGCCTACTACCTCCGCGGTCAGGCCGATCCCGCCCGCCTGGCAGGCAGCGTCGTACGCACCGCCATCACGGCCGGACAGCCACTGACCCAGGGCGCCATCGTCAAGCCCGGCGATCGCGGCTTCCTTGCCGCGGCGCTTGGCCCGGGGATGCGCGCCGTGACGGTGCCTGTTTCCGCGCAAAGCTCCGTCGCAGGCTTCGTCTTTCCGGGCGATCGCATCGACCTGGTCCTGACGCAGAGCGTGAGTGGCGGCGGCGACGGCGAACCGCTGCGCGTATCCGAAACCATTCTGCGCAACCTGCGCGTGCTCGCCACCGATCAGCGAATGGATGCGATGGGCGCAGACGGCAAGCCGGAGGTGCGCACCTATTCCAACGTCACCATCGAAGTGACGCCCAAGATCGCGGAAAAGATCGCGGTATCGCAGACCATCGGGTCGCTCTCCATGTCGCTGCGGTCGATGGCGGACACCACGTCCGATCTGGACGCCGCGATTGCGGGCACCGATGTCGACCTGCCCGGCACCGCCAATCCGAACGCGGAAAAAGCCATGATCGCCAAGCTGGCCGCACGCCCGGTCGATCGCGGCTCCACCTATTCGACCGGCGCCGACGTGTCGCGTTACCAGCGCAGTTCGGTGCCTGCCAAAGCCGAAGCGCCCATAGCGCCCATGGTGGCGGCCAATGGCGCACCGGTCGGCACTGTCGCCTTCAAAGGCCCGGTGATCCGCGTGGCCCGCGGCACCAACGTGACCGAAGTTCCGGTCGGGGGGAATTGA